One genomic segment of Streptomyces sp. TLI_146 includes these proteins:
- a CDS encoding single-stranded DNA-binding protein → MNDTLVTLVGNAATRVEYRETATGGVARFRLAVTPRRFDRQKDAWVDGHSSFYTVWAWRTLGQNLASSVAVGEPLVVHGRLRVRDEDQDGQRRFSADVEAIAVGHDLTRGTSAFRRVVKADPSLTEPPKGPAWEGGSPVSRTRTAVPPPAPTAAAGWSETGGAGAVAGGDGAAGASPAAAGESPGEARGKAPVEPPAVAAAAP, encoded by the coding sequence ATGAACGACACGCTGGTGACGCTGGTGGGGAACGCCGCGACGCGGGTGGAGTACCGGGAGACGGCGACGGGGGGAGTGGCCCGGTTCCGGCTGGCGGTGACTCCGCGCCGGTTCGACCGGCAGAAGGACGCCTGGGTGGACGGGCACTCCAGTTTCTACACGGTCTGGGCCTGGCGGACGCTGGGGCAGAACCTGGCGAGTTCGGTCGCCGTGGGCGAACCGCTGGTGGTGCACGGCCGGTTGCGGGTGCGTGACGAGGACCAGGACGGACAGCGTCGGTTCTCGGCCGACGTCGAGGCGATCGCGGTGGGCCACGACCTGACCCGGGGGACGTCGGCGTTCCGGCGCGTGGTGAAGGCGGATCCGTCCCTGACGGAGCCGCCCAAGGGCCCGGCGTGGGAGGGCGGTTCGCCCGTTTCGCGAACGCGGACAGCGGTGCCGCCCCCGGCTCCGACGGCCGCTGCGGGGTGGTCCGAAACGGGCGGTGCAGGTGCGGTAGCGGGGGGTGATGGGGCGGCAGGGGCGAGTCCGGCCGCGGCCGGAGAAAGCCCTGGTGAGGCGCGCGGGAAGGCTCCCGTGGAGCCGCCCGCCGTGGCCGCCGCAGCGCCCTGA
- a CDS encoding GTPase: MNEPAETEVPVEEPEPVEAYVPIGGPYGGELRGRLEALRELVGLSRTRLDGKTLAEAGRVLDEAAARQRLSARHTVVAIAGASGSGKSTLFNALAGTHISETGLRRPTTAAPIACSWTDGAAGLLDRLGLPGRLRRRPLPTDPNAEALQGLVLVDLPDLDSAVVEHRRQADRVLALVDAVVWVVDPEKYADAVLHERYLRPLAGHAEVTFVVLNQVDRLPGDAADQVLDDLRRLLDEDGMALGEHGEPGATVVSLSALTGQGVGELRDLLSRFVQERGAPERRVAADLDAAAAGLRPVYVADGRTGLDERAREAFTDRLAAAVGAAAAGEAAEREWRRNAGRACGTPWLRLWRWYERIRIPGRESPLPTPPPEEEVTARQRVEQAVRLVAEEAATGLPAPWAQAVREAAVRGAEGLPQALDELAVRAELERGTSPRPAWWPAAVLVQAAMTLVQIVGGLWLAGQIVGVLQPGLLVPALVMLAGIVGGPLVEWACGVAARGPGRRYGQEAERRLREAAAGCGRAKVLDPVAAELLRYREVREQYVAVRGGGAGVRAGVS, translated from the coding sequence GTGAACGAGCCCGCCGAGACGGAGGTTCCCGTCGAGGAACCCGAGCCGGTGGAGGCGTACGTACCCATCGGCGGGCCCTACGGCGGCGAGCTGCGCGGGCGCCTAGAAGCCCTGCGCGAGCTCGTCGGGCTGTCGCGGACGCGGCTGGACGGGAAGACGCTCGCCGAGGCCGGACGCGTACTCGACGAGGCCGCCGCGCGGCAGCGGCTGTCCGCGCGGCACACCGTCGTCGCCATCGCCGGAGCCAGCGGCAGCGGCAAATCCACCCTGTTCAACGCCCTCGCCGGTACGCACATTTCGGAGACCGGGCTGCGCCGCCCCACCACCGCCGCGCCGATCGCGTGCAGCTGGACGGACGGTGCGGCGGGTCTGCTCGACCGGCTCGGGCTGCCGGGGAGGCTGCGGCGCAGGCCCCTGCCCACCGACCCGAACGCCGAGGCCCTGCAGGGGCTGGTCCTCGTCGATCTGCCCGACCTCGACTCGGCGGTCGTCGAACACCGCCGCCAGGCCGACCGCGTACTGGCCCTGGTCGACGCGGTGGTCTGGGTCGTGGACCCGGAGAAGTACGCCGACGCCGTGCTCCACGAGCGGTATCTGCGGCCGCTGGCCGGGCACGCGGAGGTCACGTTCGTCGTGCTCAACCAGGTGGACCGGCTGCCCGGCGACGCCGCCGACCAGGTGCTCGACGATCTGCGCCGCCTCCTCGACGAGGACGGCATGGCACTCGGCGAGCACGGCGAACCCGGCGCCACCGTGGTGTCCCTGTCCGCCCTCACCGGCCAGGGCGTCGGTGAACTGCGCGACCTCCTCAGCCGGTTCGTGCAGGAGCGCGGCGCCCCGGAACGCCGGGTGGCGGCCGATCTGGACGCGGCGGCCGCCGGACTCCGTCCGGTGTACGTCGCGGACGGCCGTACGGGGCTGGACGAGCGGGCCCGGGAGGCGTTCACCGACCGGCTCGCGGCGGCGGTGGGCGCGGCCGCGGCGGGGGAGGCGGCCGAACGCGAGTGGCGCCGCAACGCGGGCCGCGCCTGCGGCACCCCGTGGCTGCGGCTCTGGCGCTGGTACGAGCGGATCCGCATCCCGGGCCGCGAGTCGCCCCTGCCCACTCCTCCTCCGGAGGAGGAGGTGACGGCCCGCCAACGTGTCGAACAGGCCGTACGCCTGGTCGCGGAGGAGGCCGCCACCGGACTGCCCGCCCCCTGGGCGCAGGCGGTGCGGGAAGCGGCGGTGCGGGGCGCCGAGGGGCTGCCGCAGGCCCTGGACGAGCTGGCGGTACGGGCCGAGCTGGAGCGGGGCACCTCGCCCAGGCCCGCCTGGTGGCCCGCGGCGGTGCTGGTGCAGGCGGCCATGACGCTGGTGCAGATCGTGGGCGGGCTCTGGCTCGCCGGCCAGATCGTGGGCGTGCTCCAGCCCGGACTCCTTGTGCCCGCGCTGGTGATGCTGGCCGGGATCGTCGGGGGCCCGCTGGTCGAGTGGGCCTGCGGGGTCGCGGCGCGCGGACCCGGCCGGCGCTACGGGCAGGAGGCCGAGCGGCGGTTGCGGGAGGCGGCGGCCGGGTGCGGCCGGGCGAAGGTCCTGGACCCGGTCGCGGCGGAGCTGCTGCGGTACCGGGAGGTGCGCGAGCAGTACGTGGCGGTGCGCGGCGGCGGGGCCGGGGTGCGGGCGGGGGTGTCGTGA
- a CDS encoding dynamin family protein — MDVRPQLIDALSALRDRVAAVRLPLPLPGAARARQTRVELLAQLDDYLLPRLKDPEAPLLAVVGGSTGAGKSTLVNSLVGRRVSEAGVLRPTTRTPVLVCHPDDHHWFTEIRVLPQLTRVWLPQQNEETEVEEGVGGNDAENSLRIETSRNLPVGLALLDAPDIDSLVVSNRLLAAQLICAADIWVMVTTASRYADAVPWHLLRTAKEYDATLITVLDRVPHQVIAEVSRQYAALLTKAGLGDVPRFTIPELPESAGGGSGLLPATAVAPLGQWLTHRAQDPAARQQAVVRTAVGVVDSLNARMPELASAVAAQYAAAVRMTSAVEEAYEREGARVRRRLQAGGVLAGDALTRWRAYPRDATSVELLDALCESLAELLGCAADAADERVREAWGREPAAAELAEGVRDRETGERIELDVRRWRRVLEELAEEEVREMDRAVAPSAEAVAALLAAALLGGRRARRAGERLAERIGAQRALRLRDQGGELVTTYIDRVLNAERDRRLAPLDALRVTPEPQAGLIAALSLLQKER; from the coding sequence TTGGACGTACGGCCTCAGCTGATCGACGCACTCTCCGCCCTGCGCGACAGGGTCGCCGCCGTGCGTCTTCCCCTGCCCCTGCCGGGGGCGGCGCGCGCGCGGCAGACCCGGGTCGAGCTGCTCGCACAGCTCGACGACTATTTGCTGCCCCGGCTCAAAGACCCCGAAGCGCCGCTGCTCGCCGTCGTCGGCGGATCCACCGGCGCCGGTAAGTCCACCCTCGTCAACTCCCTTGTGGGGCGGCGGGTCAGCGAGGCCGGCGTGCTGCGGCCGACGACCCGCACCCCCGTACTCGTCTGCCACCCCGACGACCACCACTGGTTCACCGAGATCCGCGTACTGCCCCAGCTCACCCGCGTCTGGCTGCCCCAGCAGAACGAAGAAACGGAGGTGGAGGAGGGCGTCGGAGGCAATGACGCGGAGAATTCGCTGCGGATCGAGACCTCGCGGAACCTGCCCGTCGGGCTCGCCCTGCTCGACGCGCCCGACATCGACTCACTCGTCGTCAGCAACCGCCTCCTCGCCGCCCAGCTGATCTGCGCCGCCGACATCTGGGTGATGGTGACGACCGCCTCCCGGTACGCGGACGCCGTGCCGTGGCATCTGCTGCGCACCGCCAAGGAGTACGACGCCACGCTGATCACCGTCCTCGACCGGGTGCCGCACCAGGTCATCGCCGAGGTGTCCCGGCAGTACGCCGCGCTCCTGACCAAGGCCGGGCTCGGTGACGTGCCCCGGTTCACCATCCCGGAGCTGCCCGAATCGGCCGGTGGCGGAAGCGGATTGCTGCCTGCCACCGCGGTCGCCCCGCTCGGCCAGTGGCTCACCCACCGGGCCCAGGACCCGGCCGCCCGGCAGCAGGCCGTCGTCCGTACCGCCGTCGGCGTCGTCGACTCGCTCAACGCCCGTATGCCCGAGCTCGCCTCCGCCGTCGCCGCCCAGTACGCCGCCGCCGTACGGATGACGAGTGCGGTCGAGGAGGCGTACGAGCGGGAAGGGGCACGGGTGCGGCGCAGGCTGCAGGCGGGGGGCGTGCTCGCCGGGGACGCGCTCACCCGCTGGCGTGCGTACCCCCGGGACGCGACCTCCGTCGAGCTCCTCGACGCACTCTGCGAGAGCCTCGCCGAGCTGCTCGGATGCGCCGCCGACGCCGCCGACGAACGGGTTCGCGAGGCGTGGGGCCGCGAACCCGCGGCGGCCGAGCTGGCCGAGGGCGTACGCGACCGGGAGACCGGTGAGCGCATCGAGCTCGACGTCCGGCGCTGGCGACGGGTCCTGGAGGAGCTCGCCGAGGAAGAGGTACGGGAGATGGACCGGGCCGTCGCGCCCTCCGCCGAGGCCGTGGCGGCGCTGCTGGCGGCCGCGCTCCTCGGCGGGCGCCGTGCCCGCAGGGCCGGGGAGCGGCTCGCCGAGCGCATCGGCGCCCAGCGCGCGCTGCGCCTGCGCGACCAGGGCGGAGAGCTGGTCACGACGTACATCGACCGGGTCCTGAACGCCGAACGCGACCGTCGGCTCGCCCCGCTGGACGCGCTCCGGGTGACCCCCGAGCCCCAGGCCGGGCTGATCGCCGCGCTGTCCCTACTGCAGAAGGAGAGGTGA
- a CDS encoding HNH endonuclease: protein MSIGEYVNWTEGNAIVPHENPRRPRPFATTCSVHRWFDGGDLRCTYCRVRVHCACGLAGLDEEERAGIPLPLLLGRQATLDHFVPTSRGGADAADNVVVACRRCNSSKQANLFAEEWIPDRDRHTYISPGQPMTPPPGLGIRARRIAQLMAALDPDDGPLSVAEVCRQRGWRTSDVHLALGQMLGAKALYAFAHPCWPPQRYLHPVSGPDDALAGRVWLDGWS from the coding sequence GTGTCGATCGGTGAGTACGTGAACTGGACCGAGGGAAACGCGATCGTCCCCCACGAGAATCCCCGCCGCCCCCGGCCCTTCGCCACCACGTGCTCGGTCCACAGATGGTTCGACGGCGGCGATCTGCGCTGCACGTACTGCCGGGTCCGTGTCCACTGCGCCTGCGGACTGGCGGGGCTGGACGAGGAGGAGAGGGCCGGCATCCCGCTGCCGCTCCTGCTCGGCAGACAGGCGACACTCGATCACTTCGTGCCGACCAGCCGGGGCGGTGCGGATGCGGCGGACAATGTGGTGGTCGCATGCCGCCGGTGCAACAGCAGCAAGCAGGCGAATCTGTTTGCCGAGGAGTGGATCCCGGATCGGGACCGGCACACGTACATCTCGCCCGGCCAGCCGATGACGCCACCACCCGGTCTCGGCATCAGGGCTCGGAGGATCGCGCAGCTCATGGCTGCCTTGGACCCTGACGACGGCCCGTTGTCGGTGGCCGAGGTCTGCCGGCAACGGGGCTGGCGCACCAGCGACGTGCATCTCGCGCTGGGCCAGATGCTGGGGGCCAAGGCGCTGTACGCGTTCGCGCACCCCTGCTGGCCGCCCCAGCGCTATCTGCACCCGGTCAGTGGTCCTGACGACGCCTTGGCAGGCCGGGTATGGCTGGACGGCTGGTCGTAA
- a CDS encoding ABC transporter permease, with translation MSAPTHPGAEPAPDLRATAPGYRPRRTLPLRVEAARQLRRRRTLVMGGILVALPFILVTAFAIGGTPSGRDGRITLIDTATASGANFAATALFVSAGFLLVVPVALFCGDTVASEAGWSSLRYLLAAPVPRARLLWSKLAVALGLSAAAIVLLPLVALAVGTAAYGWGPLEIPTGGSLGAGEAVPRLAIAVAFVFVSQLVTAGLAFWLSTKTDAPLGAVGGAVGLTIVGNVLDAITALGDWRDALPAHWQFAWADALQPHLEWSGMAQGAGVSVGYALVLTALAFRGFEKKDIVS, from the coding sequence ATGAGTGCCCCGACGCACCCCGGTGCCGAGCCCGCGCCGGACCTGCGGGCGACCGCCCCCGGCTACCGCCCGCGCCGCACCCTGCCCCTGCGGGTGGAGGCGGCGCGCCAGCTGCGGCGCCGCCGCACCCTGGTGATGGGGGGCATCCTCGTCGCGCTGCCGTTCATCCTGGTCACGGCGTTCGCGATCGGCGGCACGCCGTCCGGGCGGGACGGCCGGATCACGCTGATCGACACGGCGACCGCGTCCGGGGCGAACTTCGCGGCGACCGCCCTGTTCGTCTCGGCGGGCTTCCTCCTCGTGGTGCCCGTCGCCCTGTTCTGCGGCGACACCGTCGCCTCGGAGGCCGGCTGGTCGTCCCTGCGCTATCTGCTGGCCGCGCCCGTGCCCCGGGCCCGGCTGCTGTGGAGCAAGCTGGCGGTGGCGCTCGGCCTGAGCGCGGCGGCGATCGTGCTGCTGCCGCTGGTGGCGCTCGCGGTGGGCACGGCGGCGTACGGCTGGGGACCACTGGAGATCCCGACCGGCGGCTCGCTGGGCGCCGGGGAGGCGGTACCGCGCCTGGCCATCGCTGTGGCGTTCGTCTTCGTCTCCCAACTGGTCACCGCCGGGCTCGCGTTCTGGCTCTCCACCAAGACGGACGCGCCGCTCGGCGCGGTCGGCGGCGCGGTGGGCCTGACGATCGTCGGCAACGTCCTGGACGCGATCACGGCCCTGGGCGACTGGCGCGACGCCCTCCCCGCACACTGGCAGTTCGCCTGGGCGGACGCGCTCCAGCCCCATCTGGAGTGGAGCGGCATGGCTCAGGGCGCGGGGGTGTCGGTGGGGTACGCACTGGTGCTGACGGCACTGGCGTTCCGGGGGTTCGAGAAGAAGGACATCGTGTCGTAG